The DNA segment ATGACATCACCTCCATATCTTATGCTGCAACCGGTATCAGTGCCGGTTTTGCATCCCGGTAATAGGTCTGATTCCTAACCAGGGCAAAGGCCAGTCGCAGCAGCTTGTTGAGTGCTGCTCCAACTACTTCCCTTCCATTGAGAGGGTTGGCATGGGCCGGCCTTTCTCGTCTCTGATTAGCCCAGGCACGGAAATCCCCATTCAATCGCAGCATGGGGATGACCGCCGTCCAGGCACAATATCTCAGTAACGGGCGGCCTTGCTTGCTCATCGGTGTCTTTGCTCTCTTCTTGCCAGCTGATTCCGATTCAGTGGGATTACTTCCTGCCATCTTTATCATCTGCTTGGCGCTCCGGTATAAGTTGAAAGAGCCTAGTTCAGCCAGTAACCCGGCCACAGCAACATAGTTTAGCCCCCTTATTGAGAGCAGGTATTTCCCTTCTTCTGTCTCATCCACCAGCCTGATCAGTGTCATCTCCGTGATACGGATATGCCCTTTGATCAGCTCAAGCTTATCGACCAGGAACGCGATTTCAGAAGACACCGACCGGGCACCGGCATGGATCCCGATTGACGTTTGCGCTGAGTAGTGGAGTGCCCTCAGTTTCTTCCGCATCAGACGTCGCCCTTTGTGGCGGGCCTCGATCGTAGCTATGAACTCATCCTCTGTCATGCTGGCTATCACCCTGGGGATTGGACATGTGCAAAGTACACTCAGGGCCGTCAGACCACAGGGATCTTTGAAGACCTGAGTGAACTCGGGGAAGAGCGCATCCAGCAGCCCTTTCAACAGGTTGGTTATCCTGGTTCTTTCCTTGACCAGCCGCTGATAGGCATTGTGAGAGGTCCGAAGCTCTGCATAGACACCTTGCGGGATGACGCTCTCAACAAACTCCCCGGTACACAGGAGTTGCGCTGCTACTTCACTGTCTCGATAGTCATTCTTCCTGCGATTGAGATCCTTCCCCTCCCGCCTCCGCTTCAAGGTATACTGGTTGATGAAGCGAAAGGGGATGCCTCGCTCATCAAGATAATACGCTATGTTTCGCCAGTAGTGGCCTCCTGTCTCGATGGCGAATATCACGCCCCGGCAACACGATTTGACCATCTCTGTTCTGGCTCGATCTAACATCATCTCCAGTCCTTCCCCGGTGTTGTCGAACTTGAACTTGGCCTGGGTGGTGAAATCCTGAGTGATAGCGACCACGGCATGCCTCTTCTTATGTGGGTC comes from the Chloroflexota bacterium genome and includes:
- a CDS encoding IS110 family transposase, whose protein sequence is MKNTAAMKRKQVPEGYLVIGVDPHKKRHAVVAITQDFTTQAKFKFDNTGEGLEMMLDRARTEMVKSCCRGVIFAIETGGHYWRNIAYYLDERGIPFRFINQYTLKRRREGKDLNRRKNDYRDSEVAAQLLCTGEFVESVIPQGVYAELRTSHNAYQRLVKERTRITNLLKGLLDALFPEFTQVFKDPCGLTALSVLCTCPIPRVIASMTEDEFIATIEARHKGRRLMRKKLRALHYSAQTSIGIHAGARSVSSEIAFLVDKLELIKGHIRITEMTLIRLVDETEEGKYLLSIRGLNYVAVAGLLAELGSFNLYRSAKQMIKMAGSNPTESESAGKKRAKTPMSKQGRPLLRYCAWTAVIPMLRLNGDFRAWANQRRERPAHANPLNGREVVGAALNKLLRLAFALVRNQTYYRDAKPALIPVAA